One stretch of Oncorhynchus clarkii lewisi isolate Uvic-CL-2024 chromosome 3, UVic_Ocla_1.0, whole genome shotgun sequence DNA includes these proteins:
- the LOC139405938 gene encoding cell division cycle-associated protein 3-like — translation MGSSESKVAVASTPKHDPSHRIKHDRLSQLVDPRSPSVVIDRTPIQVDGTVSCVPVVVESDCSILASDPRSPSVGVTRTPMKDSMRVTVGSFARRLGMLLHGDSVEIVAPAPFNKFPNLNVEEAVVEGERGSSEPVLSPQPSQVSGDIIQPSPKSVTSHVLLTQSPFVLVGEAQIVKADFTLEEADEAKESSLHKRLSMSLITCHDGVAPSPAFAEVHYDSPASPLPENAAAELHKDEPDHADALPSVTTDPAQPLTPMAEPSIPTVTDFTEVTVATEMPKVEVPTPVEEPVMPVTQESPVVPSTTTTGSSVSQQQPQATGIRCPTFDTKSPSQVVFKPQWLGKGFGATGVRARGRGGKWGSSSSPLSVQVGNKNAANENKGQSVKPKQRDKALMAEGRSPLQMLRETNSPREQATQMKLKVATPDRQRLGQMDRRVLTVSVDKENR, via the exons ATGGGATCCAGCGAGAGCAAGGTTGCTGTGGCCTCAACGCCCAAACATGACCCCAGCCATCGCATCAAACACGACCGTCTCTCTCAACTTGTCGACCCACGGTCTCCATCTGTAGTTATTGACCGCACACCTATTCAG GTGGATGGAACTGTCTCCTGTGTCCCAGTTGTGGTGGAGAGTGACTGCTCCATTCTAGCCAGCGACCCTCGGTCACCCTCAGTTGGTGTCACCCGCACCCCAATGAAGGACTCAATGAGAG TGACAGTTGGTTCCTTTGCCCGTCGCCTTGGCATGCTCCTCCACGGTGACTCTGTAGAAATAGTTGCCCCTGCGCCCTTTAACAAGTTTCCCAACCTCAACGTGGAGGAGgcagtggtggagggagagagaggttccAGTgagcctgttctctctcctcagccATCACAGGTCTCAGGTGACATAATCCAGCCCTCTCCCAAGAGCGTGACTAGTCATGTGCTTCTCACCCAGAGCCCCTTCGTTCTCGTGGGGGAGGCCCAAATAGTCAAAGCTGATTTCACTTTGGAGGAAGCCGACGAGGCCAAAGAGTCTTCACTACACAAGCGCCTGAGTATGAGCTTGATCACCTGCCACGATGGTGTCGCCCCATCACCGGCCTTCGCCGAGGTGCACTACGACAGCCCTGCGTCTCCTCTCCCTGAAAACGCTGCTGCTGAACTCCACAAGGACGAACCTGACCACGCGGATGCCCTTCCCTCAGTCACCACTGACCCCGCACAACCTCTGACCCCCATGGCTGAACCATCCATTCCCACCGTTACAGACTTCACTGAAGTCACTGTTGCTACGGAGATGCCTAAAGTGGAGGTCCCAACACCAGTGGAGGAGCCAGTGATGCCCGTCACACAAGAGTCACCTGTTGTACCATCCACCACAACCACTGGCTCCAGCGTGAGCCAACAGCAGCCCCAAGCCACTGGGATTCGCTGCCCCACCTTCGACACCAAGAGCCCCAGTCAAGTGGTGTTCAAGCCCCAGTGGCTAGGCAAGGGCTTCGGGGCCACAGGGGTGAGggccagagggagaggaggcaagTGGGGTTCGTCCTCTTCACCACTCTCCGTCCAGGTTGGAAACAAGAATGCAGCCAATGAGAACAAGGGACAGTCGGTCAAACCGAAGCAGAGAG ACAAGGCACTCATGGCTGAAGGACGCTCCCCTCTGCAGATGCTCAGGGAGACCAACTCCCCCCGGGAGCAAGCTACACAG ATGAAGCTGAAGGTGgccaccccagacagacagaggctggGTCAGATGGACCGGAGAGTCCTGACTGTGTCCGTGGACAAGGAGAACAGATAG
- the LOC139405939 gene encoding guanine nucleotide-binding protein G(I)/G(S)/G(T) subunit beta-3-like, whose amino-acid sequence MGEMEELRKEADNLKDQITEARKVVQDTTLQEAVAGTTLVGRVQLKTRKTLRGHLAKIYAMHWGTDTKLCVSASQDGKLIVWDTLTTNKVSAIPLKSSWVMTCAYAPSGNMVACGGLDNMCSIYNLKGKDGNVKVMRELAAHTGYLSCCRFLSDSEIITSSGDCTCVLWDIETGTEKTIFAGHLGDCMSLAVSPDFKMFISGACDFTAKLWDIREATCRQTFSGHESDINAIGFFPNGNAVITGSDDATCKLYDLRADQELITYQDSGIMCGVTSLAPSLSGRLLLAGYDDFNVNIWDMLKAERVGVLAGHDNRVSCIGVSSDGMACCTGSWDSFLKIWN is encoded by the exons ATGGGCGAAATGGAGGAGCTGCGAAAGGAGGCGGACAACCTCAAAGATCAGATCACT GAGGCCCGAAAGGTAGTGCAGGACACCACCCTGCAGGAGGCGGTTGCCGGAACGACGCTTGTGGGACGTGTCCAGCTGAAGACCAGGAAGACGCTGAGGGGTCACCTGGCCAAGATCTATGCCATGCACTGGGGCACTGACACCaa GTTGTGTGTCAGTGCCTCTCAAGATGGAAAGCTGATAGTATGGGACACCTTGACCACCAACAAG GTGAGCGCCATCCCTCTGAAGTCGTCGTGGGTGATGACGTGTGCCTACGCGCCCTCAGGGAACATGGTGGCGTGTGGCGGTCTCGACAACATGTGCTCCATCTACAACCTCAAGGGCAAGGACGGCAACGTCAAGGTCATGCGGGAGCTGGCCGCACACACAG GTTACCTGTCCTGCTGTCGTTTCCTTAGCGACAGTGAGATCATCACCAGCTCTGGCGACTGCACCTG TGTTCTATGGGACattgagacagggacagagaagacCATCTTCGCGGGCCACTTGGGTGACTGCATGTCCCTGGCCGTGTCCCCCGACTTCAAGATGTTCATCTCGGGGGCGTGTGACTTCACGGCCAAACTGTGGGACATCAGGGAAGCCACCTGCAGACAGACGTTCAGCGGCCACGAGAGTGACATCAACGCCATCGGG TTCTTCCCCAATGGTAATGCGGTTATAACGGGCTCAGACGATGCCACCTGTAAGCTGTATGACCTGAGAGCAGACCAGGAGCTCATCACCTACCAGGACTCGGGCATCATGTGTGGGGTGACCTCCCTCGCCCCGTCCCTCTCCGGCCGCCTTTTACTGGCCGGATACGATGACTTCAACGTCAACATCTGGGACATGCTTAAAGCCGAGAGAGTGG GAGTGCTGGCTGGTCATGACAACAGGGTGAGCTGCATCGGAGTATCCTCGGACGGAATGGCATGCTGCACAGGATCCTGGGACAGCTTCCTGAAGATATGGAACTGA